The following proteins are co-located in the Paenibacillus sp. JNUCC32 genome:
- a CDS encoding multidrug effflux MFS transporter — MSISTKETGSAMVLTRGKRLQFALILGSLSAFGPLSVDMYLPALPKLSESLGSPASLAQLSLTAFLLGLALGQLVAGPLSDIRGRKAPLIISLIIYSVTSLLCAFAPTIWVLVALRFVQGASGAAGIVISRAVVRDLYTGSELTKFFTLLMLINGLAPIIAPVFGAFILNFVSWRGVFVVLFLIGLLMLLAVWFGLPETLNKEYRASGGIRQTFQTFGTLVRDRVFIGYALSQAFVSAAMFAYISGSPFVLQDIFGVTPQTYSLFFAVNGVGIVLFSQITGRLASRTGETKLLTTGLVIAAFGGTSLLAITWLGGGLFLIAPMLFLIVSAVGMVSATTTSLAMQKQEAHTSGSASALLGLLPLLLGAAASPLVGLGDGTTAAPMGTVIGIAELLAVSSFLFLVMPISRRKETQVSL; from the coding sequence ATGTCGATTTCCACCAAAGAAACCGGTTCAGCCATGGTCCTGACTCGCGGAAAGAGGCTGCAGTTTGCCTTGATTCTCGGATCCCTATCGGCATTTGGACCGCTCTCAGTTGACATGTATTTGCCTGCACTGCCTAAACTTTCGGAAAGTTTAGGGTCACCGGCATCGTTAGCCCAATTAAGCTTGACGGCATTTTTGCTGGGCCTGGCGCTTGGACAGCTCGTAGCCGGGCCGCTCAGCGATATACGGGGGAGAAAAGCACCGCTGATCATATCCCTGATTATTTATTCGGTCACCTCCTTACTGTGCGCATTTGCACCGACGATTTGGGTTCTGGTTGCGCTCCGCTTCGTGCAGGGAGCCAGCGGAGCAGCCGGCATCGTCATATCCAGGGCGGTCGTGCGGGATTTATACACCGGCTCGGAGCTGACCAAATTTTTCACTTTACTGATGCTGATCAACGGATTGGCTCCAATTATCGCTCCTGTATTCGGTGCCTTTATTCTGAATTTTGTATCTTGGCGTGGCGTATTCGTCGTCCTGTTTTTGATTGGATTGCTGATGCTGCTTGCCGTATGGTTTGGTCTTCCGGAAACGTTGAACAAGGAGTATAGAGCCAGCGGCGGGATCAGGCAAACCTTTCAAACCTTCGGTACGCTGGTTCGGGATCGCGTGTTTATCGGATATGCGCTCTCCCAAGCGTTCGTATCGGCCGCGATGTTCGCGTATATCTCGGGATCGCCCTTCGTGCTGCAGGATATCTTCGGGGTGACTCCTCAAACGTACAGCCTATTCTTTGCCGTTAACGGGGTTGGTATCGTACTATTCTCCCAAATTACCGGGAGGTTGGCTTCCCGAACAGGAGAAACCAAACTTCTGACGACGGGACTTGTTATTGCAGCCTTTGGCGGCACATCGCTGCTTGCCATTACATGGCTTGGCGGCGGACTGTTTCTCATTGCGCCGATGCTGTTCCTGATCGTCTCTGCCGTTGGGATGGTTAGCGCAACGACAACATCCCTGGCGATGCAGAAGCAGGAAGCCCATACTTCAGGCAGTGCATCTGCATTGCTAGGCTTGCTGCCTTTGCTCTTAGGCGCCGCCGCAAGCCCTCTTGTCGGGCTTGGAGACGGAACGACGGCAGCTCCTATGGGCACCGTCATCGGGATCGCGGAATTACTGGCCGTCAGTTCGTTTCTGTTTCTCGTCATGCCTATTAGCCGCAGGAAAGAGACACAAGTCTCTTTATAA
- a CDS encoding ATP-binding protein produces the protein MSFLVLKLLFVPLISIFIMVSSVYLGYHTSIPLMLLTATLLYVSVVFDRKYEWLRYVHFLFLGAFHYVSQLNWCILLYYILIINTIHNKERFKETMPLCFLIILQYSLIRLTYVPLTKYNVLVSVFDCLASFVIVISFHFVNFLESEKKKLYKQNDYLTYHDALTGLLNYDGYLHKVQQLIEVNKPFQLVLLDINNFKSLNAKDISTANEILIRFSRALRRLFLNDMLAASRYAGDRFAVLLPEHVNIDSTMFNFEHIGVQVTYSITCYPHEALTYQEIISTAEDRIFQMRRNSWMRSQEEMIRTEKMKMVGELAAGMAHEIRNPLTSIKGFIQLSKNQSYNIQPWYEVIMGEITRVGELTAEFLHFSKPHASNMRVESLSDCMTRVYSLCESEAASHGHVFLLDLSDEPIQIVMDRDKIIQVLINLIRNSFQAMENTGSVRISLKAEEGMAVVQIEDTGKGIADENLAKIFDPFYTTKEEGTGLGLSLCQKIVEDHGGRITVHSELGIGTTFTLRMPLS, from the coding sequence TTGTCGTTTTTAGTCCTTAAGCTCCTATTTGTTCCCTTGATATCGATTTTTATCATGGTATCGTCGGTCTATCTCGGTTATCACACGTCCATTCCTTTGATGCTGCTCACGGCAACTTTGTTGTACGTATCCGTTGTTTTTGATCGAAAGTACGAATGGCTTCGTTATGTTCATTTTCTGTTTCTTGGGGCGTTTCACTATGTAAGTCAATTAAACTGGTGTATCCTCCTGTATTACATACTGATCATTAATACCATTCATAACAAAGAACGATTTAAGGAAACGATGCCGCTGTGCTTCCTGATCATTCTTCAGTATTCCTTAATCCGTCTGACTTACGTGCCGTTAACGAAATACAATGTTCTGGTCTCCGTGTTTGATTGTTTGGCTTCCTTTGTGATTGTGATTTCATTCCACTTTGTTAACTTTCTGGAATCGGAGAAAAAGAAATTATATAAGCAGAACGATTACTTAACGTACCATGATGCATTAACCGGTCTTCTGAATTATGACGGGTATTTGCATAAAGTCCAGCAGCTCATTGAGGTGAACAAGCCGTTTCAGCTGGTGCTGCTCGATATCAACAACTTTAAATCGTTAAATGCAAAGGACATTTCCACCGCAAATGAGATACTGATCAGATTCTCGCGTGCTCTGCGGAGATTGTTCCTGAACGACATGCTGGCCGCCTCGCGCTATGCGGGAGACCGCTTTGCCGTACTGCTACCGGAGCATGTCAACATCGACAGCACCATGTTCAATTTTGAGCATATCGGCGTACAGGTGACGTATAGCATTACTTGCTACCCGCACGAAGCATTAACGTATCAGGAGATCATCAGCACGGCGGAGGATCGGATTTTTCAAATGCGCCGCAATTCCTGGATGAGAAGCCAGGAGGAGATGATCCGTACGGAAAAAATGAAGATGGTGGGGGAGCTCGCTGCCGGAATGGCCCACGAGATACGCAATCCGCTGACTTCGATTAAAGGCTTTATACAGCTTTCCAAAAATCAAAGTTATAATATACAGCCCTGGTATGAGGTTATCATGGGGGAAATCACGCGGGTAGGGGAGCTGACGGCTGAATTTTTACATTTTTCAAAGCCGCATGCCAGCAATATGAGGGTTGAGTCCCTATCGGATTGCATGACGCGCGTTTACTCCTTATGTGAATCCGAAGCGGCCTCGCACGGACATGTGTTTCTGCTCGACTTAAGCGATGAGCCGATCCAAATCGTGATGGACCGGGACAAGATCATCCAGGTACTGATCAATCTGATTCGTAATTCCTTCCAGGCGATGGAAAACACCGGTTCCGTTCGAATCTCGCTTAAAGCAGAAGAGGGGATGGCCGTTGTTCAGATCGAGGATACCGGCAAAGGGATCGCTGATGAAAATCTTGCCAAAATTTTCGATCCGTTCTATACGACCAAGGAAGAAGGGACGGGGCTCGGGTTGTCCCTTTGTCAGAAAATTGTAGAAGATCATGGCGGGAGAATTACGGTACATAGCGAACTGGGCATTGGCACAACGTTTACTTTGCGCATGCCCCTGTCCTAG
- a CDS encoding cytochrome c oxidase assembly protein, whose amino-acid sequence MSSHSFHHHGAGMFEGAAVWHPWEWIMSFFLAGLILLYWTAAAVSNRRHRKWPAHRYVCWIAGLTCIGLSLAGPLARLAPANFSVHMLGHLLLGMLGPLLIAFSAPMTLLLRSVPVPVARRISRLLKSNPVHCISHPLVAALLNIGGLWILYTTGLFTAMHSSLILHIAVHFHVFAAGYLFTVSLIYVDVVPYRRSFRLRAFILIIAMAGHGILSKYLYAHPPDGVPFEQAKLGGMLMYYGGDAVDLVLVLWMCMQWYRSSRPRPASFHPIPD is encoded by the coding sequence ATGAGTAGCCATTCGTTTCATCATCATGGTGCCGGAATGTTCGAAGGCGCTGCTGTATGGCACCCTTGGGAATGGATTATGAGTTTCTTCCTCGCTGGCCTAATTCTGCTCTATTGGACAGCTGCTGCGGTTTCCAACCGACGCCACCGCAAATGGCCTGCCCATCGTTATGTTTGCTGGATTGCGGGATTGACCTGCATAGGTTTATCGCTGGCAGGCCCGTTGGCCCGGCTTGCCCCTGCGAATTTCTCGGTGCATATGCTTGGGCATCTGCTGCTCGGCATGCTCGGGCCACTGCTGATTGCGTTTTCAGCTCCAATGACGCTTCTGCTTCGGTCAGTCCCAGTGCCGGTCGCAAGAAGAATTAGCCGATTGCTTAAGAGCAATCCCGTCCATTGTATCTCACATCCATTGGTGGCCGCTTTGTTGAATATTGGCGGCTTATGGATCCTCTACACCACCGGGTTGTTCACGGCCATGCATTCTAGCCTAATTCTTCATATAGCCGTTCATTTTCATGTGTTTGCAGCCGGATATCTATTTACGGTTTCTTTGATCTACGTGGATGTGGTTCCCTACCGCCGAAGCTTTCGGCTTCGTGCGTTCATCCTGATCATTGCCATGGCGGGACACGGGATACTCTCCAAATACTTATATGCCCATCCGCCCGACGGCGTTCCTTTCGAGCAGGCAAAGCTTGGTGGAATGCTGATGTATTACGGCGGCGATGCCGTGGATCTCGTTCTCGTGTTGTGGATGTGCATGCAATGGTATAGGTCGTCCCGTCCGCGACCGGCATCGTTTCATCCAATCCCGGATTAA
- a CDS encoding VanW family protein, which produces MSVISLLFMLLQGTEPENDNLTITQEGKVMESVNRSEHALDVFPLLDMDKYDQWVDKLDRKTYMEARNAKIGSSGQIVPGQNGHRLDRRKLLEQYYSYWYGTGASSIEAPRYPIYPKVDTELLASIRVKPIGYYVTYFNSNNKNRSHNIALAAQAIDSAVVFPGETFSFNEVVGMRTVDRGYKRAGVIVRGELSEGVGGGICQVSSTLYNAIDRAGLQIVKRYSHSRNVPYVLPGRDATVSWGGPDFVFENAYNQPILIRAFGNGGRMTVAIYSSELIEYKPRNVPSISNSLPEETSDTKHNPVSGD; this is translated from the coding sequence ATGTCGGTCATTAGCCTACTGTTCATGCTCCTGCAAGGGACTGAACCGGAGAACGACAATTTAACGATTACCCAGGAAGGCAAAGTCATGGAAAGCGTGAATCGAAGCGAACATGCGCTTGATGTGTTCCCGCTGCTGGATATGGACAAATACGATCAATGGGTGGATAAACTTGATCGCAAGACGTATATGGAAGCCCGAAATGCCAAGATTGGCAGCAGCGGCCAGATCGTTCCGGGTCAGAACGGCCATCGTCTGGACCGACGCAAGCTATTGGAACAATACTATTCGTATTGGTACGGCACCGGGGCTTCTTCCATCGAAGCGCCGAGGTATCCGATATATCCGAAAGTGGACACCGAGCTTCTGGCTTCCATTCGCGTCAAGCCGATCGGCTACTATGTAACCTATTTTAATTCCAATAACAAAAATCGTTCCCATAACATCGCGTTGGCTGCTCAAGCGATTGACAGCGCAGTCGTATTCCCCGGGGAAACGTTCTCGTTCAATGAGGTCGTCGGCATGAGAACGGTGGACAGGGGGTACAAACGTGCCGGCGTGATCGTAAGAGGCGAATTGTCCGAAGGAGTGGGGGGCGGAATCTGTCAGGTTTCTTCGACGCTGTATAATGCGATTGACCGTGCAGGTTTGCAGATTGTGAAGCGCTACTCCCACAGCCGGAACGTCCCTTACGTGCTGCCTGGTCGAGACGCTACGGTTAGCTGGGGAGGCCCGGATTTTGTCTTTGAGAACGCCTATAATCAACCCATCCTCATTCGGGCATTCGGGAACGGGGGAAGAATGACCGTAGCCATATACTCTTCGGAACTCATCGAATATAAGCCGCGCAATGTACCGAGCATATCCAACAGCCTGCCGGAGGAGACCAGCGACACCAAGCATAATCCGGTAAGCGGCGATTAA
- a CDS encoding spore germination protein produces the protein MKQRLKSIFLVTHEHSESSTSLYNQQDPNPQEEVSLTLKHVADQFDDSADFVHKIYLHGRLHVMYFSHLVNEDRLERDLLPPILNSENPLDLLTEQSQYEHITDSKTYVEGILSGMAAFYYEDQAFMIDVIFPTSRTVAESETESIIIGPHEAFTEQAYTNLSLIRKRVQSSHLKVIKLSVGEVTKSDIYVLYIQDIANEKYVKEVIKRVEAIEIDAIHDTNMLIQCIDDDPYSIFAQFLTSERPDTIASKLVSGRVVGIMDGSPTAFTAPANFFEFFSSSDDYYQRWSIGTATLFLRFAALLITVTLTALYVSVTSFHYEMIPENLILTLTESRSKVPFPPIFEALLMETTIELLREAGARLPTKIGQTIGIVGGIVIGQAAVQAGLTSNILIISVASSAIASFVIPNYVMSASFRLFRFGLIVMAGLWGNMGLALGLAYMVIHLSGLTSVGSSYLTPIAPFEPYDWKDVFLRLPFSTLAKRPTQVKAKNKVKLKMKR, from the coding sequence ATGAAACAGAGATTAAAATCTATTTTTTTGGTCACTCATGAGCATTCTGAATCCAGCACTTCTCTATATAATCAACAGGATCCCAACCCCCAGGAAGAGGTTTCGCTGACGCTGAAGCATGTCGCGGATCAGTTTGACGATTCGGCCGACTTTGTCCATAAGATCTATCTTCACGGGCGCCTTCATGTTATGTATTTCAGCCATTTGGTCAATGAGGATCGGCTGGAGCGGGATCTGCTTCCTCCCATTTTGAATTCCGAAAACCCGCTCGATTTGTTGACGGAGCAATCACAATATGAGCATATAACGGATTCGAAAACCTATGTGGAAGGTATTCTAAGCGGTATGGCCGCGTTTTATTATGAAGATCAAGCTTTCATGATCGATGTTATTTTCCCGACATCCCGGACGGTGGCTGAATCCGAAACGGAATCCATCATTATCGGACCGCATGAAGCGTTTACCGAACAAGCCTATACGAATCTGTCTTTGATCCGCAAGAGAGTGCAAAGTTCTCATCTCAAGGTCATCAAACTTTCCGTCGGCGAAGTTACGAAATCGGATATCTATGTTCTGTATATCCAGGACATCGCGAATGAGAAATACGTCAAAGAAGTAATAAAGCGGGTCGAAGCTATAGAGATTGATGCCATTCACGATACAAACATGCTGATCCAGTGCATTGACGATGATCCGTACTCGATTTTTGCGCAATTTTTGACCTCAGAGCGGCCGGATACCATTGCCTCCAAGCTGGTTTCGGGACGAGTCGTTGGAATTATGGACGGAAGTCCCACTGCTTTTACCGCGCCCGCCAACTTTTTTGAATTTTTCTCGTCTTCCGACGATTATTACCAGAGGTGGAGCATTGGTACGGCGACCTTGTTCCTAAGGTTTGCAGCCCTTTTGATAACGGTGACGTTGACGGCCCTATATGTCTCGGTTACCTCGTTTCACTATGAAATGATTCCCGAGAATCTGATCCTTACGCTGACGGAGTCCAGAAGCAAAGTGCCGTTTCCTCCCATTTTCGAAGCGCTGCTCATGGAGACGACGATCGAGCTGCTGCGGGAGGCCGGGGCCAGGCTGCCTACCAAGATTGGACAGACTATCGGTATCGTAGGCGGTATCGTCATCGGCCAGGCGGCAGTGCAAGCCGGATTAACCAGTAATATTCTGATCATCTCCGTCGCCTCTTCGGCCATCGCTTCCTTTGTCATCCCGAACTATGTTATGAGCGCATCTTTTCGCTTGTTCCGTTTCGGGCTTATCGTAATGGCCGGTTTGTGGGGGAATATGGGACTAGCGCTTGGCTTGGCCTATATGGTCATTCACTTAAGCGGCTTGACGAGTGTCGGCTCCTCCTATCTAACACCCATCGCACCATTCGAGCCGTATGACTGGAAAGACGTATTTCTAAGACTTCCCTTTTCCACATTGGCCAAGCGGCCTACCCAAGTCAAAGCCAAAAACAAGGTCAAATTAAAAATGAAAAGGTGA
- a CDS encoding YqzG/YhdC family protein: protein MLGTLLFASILSLGVTPVNDQATMESSEFSFQQAIFESGAGLAEEAIRACEKRFGREIQLPPQVPAVAFTHQYGRCYGTHAGLDEHLEIHYRNEFKPENDYRIELYPVENRQQLEHLSFQALELTEQTTAKFYKGPLNTLQLLVFEKADWQYLITTANRASTEIGQRELTEIAQSLIHAVNRREPAYAKWGTLAVTETKRKYNMDVVDYLYMGRTKISSVLAEEKFKLWLKKGNVEFGVYVTVSYHPVTDQILSIRYEEI from the coding sequence ATGCTGGGGACCCTTTTATTCGCTAGCATTTTGTCGCTCGGGGTCACACCCGTTAATGATCAGGCGACTATGGAATCTTCGGAGTTTTCGTTTCAGCAGGCTATTTTTGAAAGCGGTGCCGGGCTGGCAGAGGAGGCGATAAGGGCTTGCGAGAAGCGTTTCGGCAGAGAAATCCAGCTCCCGCCGCAAGTGCCTGCCGTAGCTTTTACGCATCAATATGGTCGTTGTTATGGCACGCATGCCGGACTTGACGAGCATTTGGAGATCCATTATCGAAACGAATTTAAACCCGAGAACGACTACAGGATCGAGTTATATCCCGTTGAGAATAGACAGCAGCTGGAACACCTATCGTTTCAAGCATTAGAATTGACGGAGCAGACAACCGCTAAATTCTACAAAGGTCCGCTCAATACGCTGCAGCTGTTGGTATTTGAAAAGGCGGATTGGCAATATCTCATAACTACAGCAAATCGAGCTTCCACAGAGATCGGACAGCGTGAACTGACCGAAATTGCGCAGTCTTTGATTCATGCCGTGAACAGAAGAGAGCCTGCTTATGCCAAGTGGGGAACCTTAGCCGTCACCGAAACCAAGCGGAAATATAATATGGACGTCGTGGATTATTTGTATATGGGCAGAACCAAGATATCCAGTGTTTTGGCGGAGGAGAAGTTCAAACTGTGGCTTAAGAAAGGGAACGTTGAATTCGGCGTGTATGTCACGGTTTCGTATCATCCGGTAACCGATCAGATTCTATCGATACGTTATGAGGAAATTTAG
- a CDS encoding DUF2243 domain-containing protein has translation MKSSKTHENQTQRSNYAERNLWAGILFGLGLVGFIDEVVFHQLLHWHHFYDKSTSDIGLVSDGLFHAFSWFATIGSSFLIADLHRRNAFWAKRWIGGILLGGGAFQLYDGIIQHKWMRLHQIRYYVDIRPYDWVWNLIAAGMIIAGIILIARTRNRVPSRKAAS, from the coding sequence ATGAAGTCTTCTAAAACCCATGAAAATCAAACACAGCGCTCAAACTACGCCGAACGCAACCTATGGGCCGGCATCTTGTTCGGGTTGGGGCTGGTCGGATTTATCGATGAGGTGGTATTTCACCAATTGCTGCATTGGCATCATTTCTACGATAAGTCTACAAGCGATATCGGCCTTGTCTCTGATGGTCTGTTTCATGCGTTCAGCTGGTTTGCTACCATCGGCTCCTCGTTTCTGATTGCCGATCTGCACCGAAGGAACGCGTTTTGGGCTAAACGATGGATTGGAGGCATTCTGTTAGGCGGTGGCGCTTTCCAACTGTACGACGGCATCATCCAGCACAAATGGATGCGACTGCATCAGATTCGTTATTACGTCGATATAAGACCCTACGACTGGGTCTGGAATCTGATTGCTGCCGGCATGATCATCGCTGGCATCATACTCATTGCACGAACTCGAAACCGCGTCCCTTCCCGGAAGGCCGCATCCTAA